The Candidatus Zixiibacteriota bacterium genomic interval CAGGAAATGGATGCTGTTTTGAGTTCGCCGAGGTTTCTGGCAGCAATAGAGACGGGCGATTCGTCGACGATCACCAATGAGGCCCCCGTGTACCAGGAGATTCTCGGGGCCGATGTACTGCTGCTTGCAGACGAGGCGGGACGAATCACTTACATGTCGGGCACGTCAGGTGCCAACGGAAGTTCGCTGCTTCGGCTGGCGTTGATAGACGCGCGCAATTCTCCGCCACTCCGGTTCGTTTCGCTGGACGACACGGTCTTTGAGTTTTCTGTTCGGCGCGTGTATGCGCAGACCGGGATTTCGATCGGCTGGATCATGGCGGGCAAGGAGTATTCATTCGCCATGTCGCGGGATCTGAAGCGACTGACCGGTCTCGACGTGGTGGTGCTGCGGGACACCGCGGTGCTCGGATATACTGACGCCGAGTTAGTTCGTGATATGCGAACGCAGCCGTCGCTGCTCCGTCGCCTTGCATCGTCGGAGCCCGGCGGCCGGGAGCGGGTTGGCGGACGTGAAATCATGTATTCATGCGTCGCTGGTTCGTGGTCGGATGCCGTGATCGCGTTTGTCGGCTCACCGGACGAGCATGTCGGCCCCATACGCTCTCGGATCATGCTCTACCTTGTGCTTTTGGCGCTTGGCGGCGGTGCAGTCTCCATGGGGATCATCTACCTGTTGACGGATCGGTACATCGGTCGGCAGGTGAACCATCTCGTCCGAGCGGCCGAACAGATAGCCTCGGGCGACCTGGAACGCACGATCGAGCCGAAGTCATCGGATGAGCTGGGGTATCTCGCCGGTGAGATGGAGAGGATGCGTTCACGAATCGTGGAAGATATGGCATCGCTGGAACGGGCGCACCAGGAGCGGGTGAAATCGGAGAAGATGGCAGCTCTCGGTCAAATGGCCGCCGGCATCATACACGATTTCAAGAACCCGATCGGGGTGATACGGGGTACGGTGGAGTTGATCCAGATACGGGGAGCAGACAGCGTCACGCGCGGCCGGTACTGTGCGACAATCAACGACCAGATAGACCGCATGCTCACTCTGGCCCAGGACGTCCTGACGTACAGCACGGGAGATACGACACTGGCGATTCGCGAAGTGAATCTCGAAGAGTATTTCGAGTCGTTGCGGCGATTCCATTTCGACGCATTCCAGGCGGCGGGAATTCGTTTGACCATCGAAGGGGACGGCGAGGCGCGGGTGGGTATCGACCCTGCCCGGTTCCGGCGCGTGCTGGACAACCTGCTCAACAACGCCCGTGACGCGTTGAAACCGGGCCAGGCGGCTGCTGTCCGCTGGAGGGTAACCGGGGACGAGTTCATAATTGTCGTCACTGACAACGGCCCCGGGATCAGCGAAGAGATTCGCGACCGCCTGTTTGAACCGTTTGTCACGAGCGGCAAACAGGGTGGGACGGGGCTGGGGCTCGCGATCGCCCGCAAAATCGTTGAAGAACATGGCGGCAGAATCGAGGTCATGAGCGCTGAATCGTCCGGGGCGCAGTTCACGATTGTGATGCCGCGTATCGATCCGACAGCACCGAGGTTGTCACTCGATGCAGCCGCCCTCGCCCCATCGCTGCGCGCAAGGAGCACGGTATGAGACTTTTCAGTCTGGTCTTCGGTTGCCTGATGATCGGTATCACCGCGATGGCGGACGTTCAGTTGTCCGGATTAATCGATGTGGTTGCCAAAAACAGCGCCGAAGACGATATTACCAACGTCACGTTCAAGGGCTTCTCGACGTTTCATTCTCTGCGCACCCGGACCTTTATCGACGCCGCCGTCAACGAAGACGTGACCGTATTCACGCAATTCATTACGGACAACAACACGTTTGCCGTCTACGCGGCCTATGCGCGTTTCAGCAGACTGGCAGGCGGCTACCTCAATGCGAATGCCGGTTTTATTCCGACGACCGTAGGCTCATTCGTATCGCGGTCCTACAGCGACAAGAACCCGCTTATCGGACGGCCTTTGATGTATAACCATCACTCGGCGTTTGTGCCGGGGCGAAATGACTCAATCAGGTCGGTTGACGATCTTCTCGACACACGCCAAAACCGGAGCCGCTACGGCTTGCCCGTCATCTACGATGCCTGCTGGAACACAGGGGTTGAGTTTTACGGCTCGGTCGGTCAGTTCGATTACTCACTGGGTTTCTTGTCCGGATCGGTCGGCTATCCAACGATCGAACAGCGCAAGAATATCCCGCAGGTGACGACGCACCTGGTCTGGTATGCCGGTCCGGCGTTCTCTGTCGGGGGTTCGGTGTTTGTCGGGCCGTATCTGTTTGAGGGCGGATTCGCGGACCAGTTGCCGGGCGTTGAATACGATGCTTCCGGTGAGGCGCCCGCCGAAGCATATGATGATTATCTCAATGTCGGTTTCGCCGGCGAGTTGCACTGGTCGGCAGGCTATGTCGATATCTACTCCGAGGTTGTCCACGCATTCTGGGAACATCCGTATCTGCCCGATCTTGGAATTACGGCGGGCTACATCGAAGGGTCATACAAGCTCGCCGCGGGCTGGTATGTGGCTGCGAGGTACGACCGATGGGAGCCCGGTAAACTCACCGACTCCAACGGCAGCCGGCAATCGTGGGACTACCCGGTGCAGCGCCTGGAGGCGGCGCTCGGGTACCATCCGTATCGCCGCGTCACAACGAAACTGGCCGTACAGATCAACAACTTCATCGGTTCGCAGGAGTTGGACAATGAGCTGGTTGCGCTGCAACTGAGTGTGGGTTTCTAAGAATCTGGAGGCAGCGACACACGGTGCGCACAGGAAGATGGAAGTGACAACGAGACAAGACGAAACGCCGGGCGTCGGCCCGGCGTTTGCGTTGACAATCATCAGTCCGAAACCGATTCAATAGCGGGCTACAACTTCGGGCACGGTCTGCACACTTCCCAGCAGACGATCGGCGGTGTCGTGGTGCACACCATCACCCAGCAGCAGCGGGCGGCTTCGACCTTCGTAGGCGCCGTGATGGTAAATGCGCCGAGGAATACCATCACCAGTGCGAGCGTCAAGACCAGCGCTCTCAACAGCTTCATGCTCATTCACCTCCTTTCGAGCATCGGTTACAGCCCCCTGCAAAGTTGATTTCACTGCACGACCGGACTACCGGTCCGGATGCGTTCGACGGCTCGTATGATCTCGTTCTGTGCGTCCGGTTCGAGCGTGCCCGGCCACGCCTGCAGCACCATTCCATCGGGCGATACCACCACTGTTTGCGGCAGGACGTGCCCGCGGTAAGCGTCGAGCAATCGGCTGTCCGTGACGGCCACAACCGGATAGGGCATCGCATGCGCGTTCGCGAATGTCCGGGCCTCATCGGCGGTGCCTGCGCACAATGCAATAAAACGCAGGTTTTCCGAGGCATACCGGTTGCAGAGACTATTCCAGAAATCAAGATTCCCTTCACATGCGTCGCACGAAGGAGAAAACCACAGGACCACGGTTGTCGGAGATTCGATACTGTAGCGGAGGCTAAACGGCATGCCGTTTACGTCTTCGCCCGACAGTGCGGGAAGTCGCTGGTCAGCGGCCAGGGGTTCAAACATGGCGGTGAGTTCATCCAGCGATGCCTTCAGATCGCGGTTTTCATTGATCAGCAGGGCGATTTCCGCAGCCATCAGGACAATGATGACGGCAAAAACGACTGTCCAAATCGTATTGCGGCTAGAGGCCATGACATGCCTTCGTATTCAGATGTTCCGAGATGATACGTGGCCGGAAACGCCGGCACACAGCGAGAAGTGATTCGAGTATATACGACTCGGCAGTCCTGTCGTCAAGCTGCATTTCGCACGCGAATCAAGTCAGGTCGAGGCGCCAGATCGTTCGGGGTGCGGCGATGAGACAGCCAAGCCGGATTGACAACGGGATGCGGGGCATGGTCATAGTGACCGCGTTGACGGCATTCCAAAGGGGCAATCAGTGCCGTTGAGAGCGGTTATCCCGCGCGACGTGAGGATTCGGCAATCCCAGAACGGCCAGCAGCGGTCCCAGGCGGGGATTCTTCTGCACGCAGTCGTAGTACGGCATGACAGCCATAAGCATCAATTCGGCGTCTCGCCGCCGAAGCGCCTCCTGGAGGCACGCCACCGCCATATCTTCGTGTCCGAGCAGAAGATACAACGCCGCGAGATACGGCTGTGACACATATTCATCGGCTTGACGGGCCAGCAGTTGGTCCAGCGCCAGTCGCGCGTGCGAGAGATCGCCAAGGCGTTCAAAGGCGAGCGCCTGCGTGGTGAGACTCATAGCGCTTGATCCTGACACGGCTCGACTGCGCTCGAACTGGGCCCGACCCTTCTCGACGTGGCCTGTGGAGAAGTAACAGAAACCGGCGAGCGCATGCGTGAAATCGCTGGCCGTTCCGAGAGCCACTGCTTTTTCCAGGAACTCGAGTGCGCGGTCGTACTGCCCGGTGTGGACATGATGCCAGCCGGACATCGTGAGTGATACGACCGACAGAGGATCGCGCTGGAGCGCGGTGTCCAGATGATGAGCGGCTTCTTCGGTGCGTCCGACGAACGACAGCAGTTCGCCGTACCATTGGTGGGCAACGGCATGTCCAGGGCTGAGCTCAAGGGCGCGGAGAAAAGTCTGTTCGGCATCGGCCCATGCCCAGTCGTAGTAGGTCAGAATTCCTCCCAGGGTTGCGTGGGCATCGGCGAGCCGATCATCTAGTTCGAGTGCGCGCTGCGCCGAGGTGCGGGCATACGAGATCGCGTCGCGCGGCGTCATGTAGTCATATGCATACAGCAGGAAGTATGCGTCGGCCAACCCGCACCGCGCGGGGGCATAGGCCGGGGCCAGACGGATACATTGCTGGAGGTAGCTCAGGGCTCTTCGGAGACTGTCAGCGGAACGCAGGTTCATTTCATGGCGCGCCCGGCTGTACAACTGGTAGGCCTCAATCGGTACGTCCTGTGGTCCGCGCTGCGACGACAGTAATCTCTCCAGTTCCAGCTTGAGTTTTTCGACGATAGCGCGAGAGATATCGTCCTGAATGGCGAAGATATCGGACAGTTCCCTGTCGTAGCGCTCCGACCAGAGCTGGTAACCCTCGGCGACTTCGATTAACTGGGCTGTTACTCGCACGCGTTGCCCGGCTTTGCGCACGGAGCCTTCAACCACGTGCGTGACGCCCAGCTTCCGCCCGACGTCCCTGATATCTCCGGTATGGCCGCGAAACGCAAACGCGGAGGTGCGGGCCACGACCCGAAGTCCCGGAACGTGATTGAGGTCGCCGATAATATCTTCGGCGACGCCATCGCAGAAGTACGCCTGATCCGGGTCCGAACTGAGATTGACAAAGGGCAATACTGCGACCGACGGTGATGACGGCTGTCGGCGGGGCGATGGTACTTCGTCGTGCGTACTAGTCAGTGCATCTCGTATCTCGACCGCCGATTGGCTACGCCGGACAGGCTCCTTCTCGAGCATATGGAGAATGAGGGAATCGAGCGACCGGGGGATTTCGACGCGAATGGTCGATGGCGCCGGCGGCGCATCGTGTGCGATCGCGTGCAGCGTGGCGGCTTCGGAATCCCGCGCGAACGGATTCATGCCGGTCAGCAATTGGTAGAAGACGATGCCGAGGGAGAACAGATCGCTGCGATGATCTGCGTCGCGGCCGTACACTTGTTCAGGGGACATGTAACCGATGGTGCCGAGGGTCGACCCGCTTTTCGTGAGCGGCTGGACACCGGCGACCGCCGCGAGTCCAAAGTCGACAATGCGCACGCGGCCGCCGTTGTCGACGAGGATGTTTGACGGTTTGATGTCTCGGTGGACCACTCCCCCGGCGTGGGCGGCCTGCACGGCGTCGCACAACTGGACGGCGAGGTCGAGGAATTCACTGACAGGGAGCTGCCGGTCGGCGGCGTACGCGCCGAGGGAACGGCCGTCGACGTGCTCCATCACGAAGAACGGTCGCCCGTCGTGTTCGGAGACTTCGTGTATAGTCACAATGTTGGGATGTGACAGACGGGCCGCCGCCTGGGCCTCGCGAAGAAAGCGGAGCCGGGACTCGGTGTGGCGGGCGAGCTCGATCGAGAGGAACTTCACCGCGACGTCGCGGTCGAGGCTCGCGTCGCGTGCAAGATAGACCTCGCCCATCCCGCCCGATCCGAGGCGGTGCGCGAGTCGGTACTGACCGATTTCGGCACCGGCCGCGAGCGCCCTAAAGGATCTGGTATCGTCATCGTTCATGGATGAGCCGCTCGTTCAGGAATTCCGGCATGCACGCTGCAAATATAGACTTTTGCAATCCACGCTGCAACGGAAATGAAGCCAGAAGGATCATCCCGATCGGCGGCTTGTCGGACCACGCGATACATCACCGCCTTGTTCAGGAGATGGGAATGCGTTCCTTGTGGTGTTGCAGCCAGGCGTCAAACGTTTGCAGGTCGGGGTTCAGTTCGCGACTGCGATTGACATCGCGCGGGGCCCTGTACTCGCGTTCAAAGTCCCGCTTGAACTGGAACATATTGCCGATGTCTTCGGCGCCGGGAAAGCCGAAGCTGCGGTACACGGCAGGTTCGACCTCGTTATAGCGCACGTCGCGACCGAGCGCGCGCGCCAGCGCGTTCGCCATCTCTTCGCCACTGAGGTGTTCGCCGGCGACGCCGACTGTCTTCCCGATAACGGGCTGTCCTGCCTTGAAAATGCCGTATGCGCACTTGCCGATATCTTCGGCCGCTATCCCCGGCAGTTTGCTGCGGCCCATCGGGAGCGTGAAGGTGAGCGTGCCGGACTGATCGGGTTTGGGCCCCATCCCGAAGTGTATCAGGTTGTCCCAGTAAAAGGAGGTCAAGAGCAGTGTGGTGGGAACGCCGGACTCAATGAAGTAGCGGTCAGCTTCGCCCTTGGCGTCAAGGTGCGGAACCTTGTACCGTTCCATGAGGGTAGGCATGCGGTTGTCATCGAGCGGCACCCAGCGCCGGGTATCCTCGAGCGTGGACCAGATCACGTGTTTGAGGCCGGCGGCGCGGGCGGCTTCGGCCATCGTTTTCGCGTGCAATTTCTCTTTCTCCGGGGAAAGGTGGTCCCAGAAAAACGTGACACAGAAGGCCCCGTAGGCGCCGGTGAAAGCTTTTTCGATTGAGGCAGGGTTGTCGATATCGGCGGCCACAACCTGAGCGCCCATTGCCGAGAGCCCGCGGGCGTTGTCCGATTCCGGATTGCGGGTGATGGCACGGGCGGTGAATTCGCCGTGGGGGTCGGCGAGGATGGCGCGCACGAGGCCGCCGCCCTGCGCCCCGGTGGCCCCGATAACGGCAATGACTTTCTTCTCAGCCACAGAAGTTCTCCTTACGTACCGATTAAACGGTTGTTTCCGGTTCTCAGGATCTGAGCGGGTGGACCGCCCGCGGGATATCTCCCAGAAACAGGACTTAGTGGATGAGAGTTCCAGAACCGGGAAAGCGGGAACGCCGGCGTCGGCGGGTGCACCTTTTTGACCTGGCTCCGAAAATTCATGTGGCGCAGGGCCCGCCGGATTCGGAAATTACCTGCGATCAACCGGCAGGCGAAAGCTTTGAAGCCGACGCGACGGCTCATCGGCGGCCGGGATCTGACCACGACAGAAAACATTCCCTCAGCAGAGTTGATGCTCGCACAAGATACGCATGCGGACGTGGAGGTAGTATGCAGCATCGGGAACGATGGGCCACCAAAATCGGTCTGATTTTGGCGATGGCCGGCAACGCCGTAGGTCTGGGCAATTTTCTGCGATTTCCGGTTCAAGCCGCTCAAAACGGCGGCGGCGCTTTTATGATCCCCTACTTTGTGGCCCTGCTTCTGCTCGGTATCCCGCTCATGTGGGTGGAGTGGGGTATGGGCCGATACGGCGGGAGATTCGGTCACGGCAGCACACCCGGGATGTTTCATGTGATGTGGAAGCATCCGTTGGCCAAATACCTTGGCGCACTGGGGCTATTCCTGTCGCTGGCAACCATGATATTCTACGTTTACGTCGAGTCATGGGCCCTGGGATTCAGCTTCTTCTCTCTTGCGGGCACGTACTTCGATCAGGAATCGCTAACGGGCATGCGGCATTTTCTGTCCAGCTACCAGGGAAATGGGGATGGGTACTTCACAAGCATTCTCCCCGCATACGGTTTTCTGTTGTTGACGCTTGGTATCAACTTCTACGTGTTGTACCGGGGGGTATCCAAGGGTATCGAGCGGCTGGCGTTGATCGCCATGCCGGCGCTGATCTTGTTCGCGATCATTCTTGTGATCCGGGTGATATGGGTGGGTACACCGGACCCTGTCAATCATCCCGATTGGACTGTCGAGAGCGGGTTTGCGTTTATATGGAATCCCAACCTGTCGCAGTTGTCGTCACCGAAGGTGTGGCTGGCGGCCGCCGGGCAGATCTTCTTTACGCTGAGTCTCGGATCGGGACTGATTCAGACCTATGCCAGTTATGTCCGCGAGAACGAAGATATTGCGCTGGGCGGACTTGCCACGGCATCGATCAACGAAGGAGTCGAAGTGGTTCTCGGGGCCAGTATTGCGATACCGATTGCCGCCGCCTTTTTCGGGTTAGCGACTACGCAGGAGATCGCCGCTCGTGGCTCGTATGATCTGGGATTTGTTTCGATGCCGATCATATTCTCGATGATCCCGATGGGGCAGGTGTTCGGGTTTTTGTGGTTTCTGCTTTTGTTCTTCGCGGGAATCACGTCGTCAGTGGCCATGTCACAGCCGTTGATTGCGTTTCTGAAGGAGGAGTTCGACCTGACGCACAAAAAGGCGGTGGGCGCGCTGGCGCTGATGACACTGATTCCCATTCAATTCGTGGTGTTTATGTTCAGCGGCGGCTTCCTTGATGAGATGGATTACTGGGTTGGGACATTCGGACTGGTGGTGTTCGCGCTTTTTGAAGTAATCGTCTTCGCGTGGTTGTTCGGAATCGAAGAAGGCTGGAACGAGATCACCCGAGGGGCCGAGGTGACTGTACCCCGGATGTTTCGACTTGTCATCAAGTACATAACGCCCCTGTACCTGCTTTTCATCATGGTGAACTGGATCGTTCTGGAAGCGGTCCCGACACTGCTGATGCAGGGCGTACCGGGTGAGCACCTGCCGGTCCGCTGGTTCGCACGCGGGGTCATGCTGCTGCTGTTCATTATCATCTGCTATATGGTTTACCGGGCATGGAAACGCCGTGCGAATCGAGAGGAGGTCGCATCATGACGATGACAACCGGCGGCTGGGTTTTCATGATTGTCGCCTGGGCGGCGATTCTGTGGCTGATCGGTCACTGCCTGATAAAAGTGCTGACCAAGAAGAAACCCGGATAGCAGGCGACAAACAGACGATCGGCGAGTGGTGTTATTTCGAGGCGAGGTCGTGCAGCGTGCACACGGTTCTCCAGTTCCTGACGGTGGCGGTCACCTTCAGCGTGCGTTCGAAATAGGCGGTGGACAATTTGGTGCGGGCAACGCCGTTGGGCAGATACAGGTAGATTTCGCTCCCGCGGATTGCAAAGCGTTCCGGTGCGAACCGATCGCCGTCGAGCGCTTTCTGCCGGGCCGCTTCGGGGACAGCCGTAAGAAAAGCCACGTGGAGGAATCGTGTTTGGTCTGGTCCGATCGCAGCGAACGGATTGTGCGCAATGGTCGCAGCTAATTCGGCGGCAGTGCGAACAGTCACCGCAACCGTCAGTCCCTCCTCGTTACTAATCGCTTTCTCGATTGTTCGGGCAATCGAGGCAGTCCGGCGCCGCGTGCATCGGAATACCACATTGCCGCTCTGGATATACGTAGTCACGTCGGTGAATCCGAGCGATTCGTGCAGAGACCTGAGCCGGGCCATCGAAATACGATTATGCCCGAGCAAGTTGACGGCGCGAAGAAGCGATATGTAAACGGGCACTGCGTCTCCTCCTTGTCAGCCCTGCAGGCGATCGCATATACGTGACGAACAGCACACTCGGCCAGGAACCGACCCCGAGCCGGCTGGGGGGGTTATCGCTCGAACGGGTGATCGTATGTAAAGTCCGGCCGGTAGTGATCCGGACTGTCAAGTTCCTGAACCCAGCCGCGGTAGAAGCCCAGCCGATCGAACTCGGCGAGGACCTCGTTGTATTCTTCGACCGTCACAGTCCGCCCCAGACGTTTGTGATGAGCGACCGGCGGTGTGGGGTGGTACTGCGACATGAGCGATACGTGCACGGTCGGCGACAGTTCGGTGGCGATCCACCGGAGGACTTGTTTGCTGTTCTCGATCCGTCCCGGCAGCACGAGGTGGCGGATGATCATCCCC includes:
- a CDS encoding HAMP domain-containing sensor histidine kinase, which encodes MRNRLTLTRRYLLLIAAVMTAFITATLMITTAVMKSGMVRLFEQQIVRARTVLAQYESTHFLSRAQEMDAVLSSPRFLAAIETGDSSTITNEAPVYQEILGADVLLLADEAGRITYMSGTSGANGSSLLRLALIDARNSPPLRFVSLDDTVFEFSVRRVYAQTGISIGWIMAGKEYSFAMSRDLKRLTGLDVVVLRDTAVLGYTDAELVRDMRTQPSLLRRLASSEPGGRERVGGREIMYSCVAGSWSDAVIAFVGSPDEHVGPIRSRIMLYLVLLALGGGAVSMGIIYLLTDRYIGRQVNHLVRAAEQIASGDLERTIEPKSSDELGYLAGEMERMRSRIVEDMASLERAHQERVKSEKMAALGQMAAGIIHDFKNPIGVIRGTVELIQIRGADSVTRGRYCATINDQIDRMLTLAQDVLTYSTGDTTLAIREVNLEEYFESLRRFHFDAFQAAGIRLTIEGDGEARVGIDPARFRRVLDNLLNNARDALKPGQAAAVRWRVTGDEFIIVVTDNGPGISEEIRDRLFEPFVTSGKQGGTGLGLAIARKIVEEHGGRIEVMSAESSGAQFTIVMPRIDPTAPRLSLDAAALAPSLRARSTV
- a CDS encoding TlpA disulfide reductase family protein, with protein sequence MASSRNTIWTVVFAVIIVLMAAEIALLINENRDLKASLDELTAMFEPLAADQRLPALSGEDVNGMPFSLRYSIESPTTVVLWFSPSCDACEGNLDFWNSLCNRYASENLRFIALCAGTADEARTFANAHAMPYPVVAVTDSRLLDAYRGHVLPQTVVVSPDGMVLQAWPGTLEPDAQNEIIRAVERIRTGSPVVQ
- a CDS encoding protein kinase, yielding MNDDDTRSFRALAAGAEIGQYRLAHRLGSGGMGEVYLARDASLDRDVAVKFLSIELARHTESRLRFLREAQAAARLSHPNIVTIHEVSEHDGRPFFVMEHVDGRSLGAYAADRQLPVSEFLDLAVQLCDAVQAAHAGGVVHRDIKPSNILVDNGGRVRIVDFGLAAVAGVQPLTKSGSTLGTIGYMSPEQVYGRDADHRSDLFSLGIVFYQLLTGMNPFARDSEAATLHAIAHDAPPAPSTIRVEIPRSLDSLILHMLEKEPVRRSQSAVEIRDALTSTHDEVPSPRRQPSSPSVAVLPFVNLSSDPDQAYFCDGVAEDIIGDLNHVPGLRVVARTSAFAFRGHTGDIRDVGRKLGVTHVVEGSVRKAGQRVRVTAQLIEVAEGYQLWSERYDRELSDIFAIQDDISRAIVEKLKLELERLLSSQRGPQDVPIEAYQLYSRARHEMNLRSADSLRRALSYLQQCIRLAPAYAPARCGLADAYFLLYAYDYMTPRDAISYARTSAQRALELDDRLADAHATLGGILTYYDWAWADAEQTFLRALELSPGHAVAHQWYGELLSFVGRTEEAAHHLDTALQRDPLSVVSLTMSGWHHVHTGQYDRALEFLEKAVALGTASDFTHALAGFCYFSTGHVEKGRAQFERSRAVSGSSAMSLTTQALAFERLGDLSHARLALDQLLARQADEYVSQPYLAALYLLLGHEDMAVACLQEALRRRDAELMLMAVMPYYDCVQKNPRLGPLLAVLGLPNPHVARDNRSQRH
- a CDS encoding NmrA/HSCARG family protein, whose translation is MAEKKVIAVIGATGAQGGGLVRAILADPHGEFTARAITRNPESDNARGLSAMGAQVVAADIDNPASIEKAFTGAYGAFCVTFFWDHLSPEKEKLHAKTMAEAARAAGLKHVIWSTLEDTRRWVPLDDNRMPTLMERYKVPHLDAKGEADRYFIESGVPTTLLLTSFYWDNLIHFGMGPKPDQSGTLTFTLPMGRSKLPGIAAEDIGKCAYGIFKAGQPVIGKTVGVAGEHLSGEEMANALARALGRDVRYNEVEPAVYRSFGFPGAEDIGNMFQFKRDFEREYRAPRDVNRSRELNPDLQTFDAWLQHHKERIPIS
- a CDS encoding sodium-dependent transporter codes for the protein MQHRERWATKIGLILAMAGNAVGLGNFLRFPVQAAQNGGGAFMIPYFVALLLLGIPLMWVEWGMGRYGGRFGHGSTPGMFHVMWKHPLAKYLGALGLFLSLATMIFYVYVESWALGFSFFSLAGTYFDQESLTGMRHFLSSYQGNGDGYFTSILPAYGFLLLTLGINFYVLYRGVSKGIERLALIAMPALILFAIILVIRVIWVGTPDPVNHPDWTVESGFAFIWNPNLSQLSSPKVWLAAAGQIFFTLSLGSGLIQTYASYVRENEDIALGGLATASINEGVEVVLGASIAIPIAAAFFGLATTQEIAARGSYDLGFVSMPIIFSMIPMGQVFGFLWFLLLFFAGITSSVAMSQPLIAFLKEEFDLTHKKAVGALALMTLIPIQFVVFMFSGGFLDEMDYWVGTFGLVVFALFEVIVFAWLFGIEEGWNEITRGAEVTVPRMFRLVIKYITPLYLLFIMVNWIVLEAVPTLLMQGVPGEHLPVRWFARGVMLLLFIIICYMVYRAWKRRANREEVAS
- a CDS encoding DUF1697 domain-containing protein, encoding MPVYISLLRAVNLLGHNRISMARLRSLHESLGFTDVTTYIQSGNVVFRCTRRRTASIARTIEKAISNEEGLTVAVTVRTAAELAATIAHNPFAAIGPDQTRFLHVAFLTAVPEAARQKALDGDRFAPERFAIRGSEIYLYLPNGVARTKLSTAYFERTLKVTATVRNWRTVCTLHDLASK